In the Streptomyces sp. SJL17-4 genome, CGCCAAGCCCGAGTGGTACGCGCCGCGCGGCCAGCTGTCCCTGCGGGCGGTGGAGATCAAGCCGGTCGGGATCGGCGAGCTGCTCGCCCGCCTTGAGCAGCTGAAGCGGAGCCTGGCCTCCGAGGGACTCTTCGCGCTCGACCGGAAGAAGCCGCTGCCGTTCCTGCCGCACCGCATCGGGCTCGTCTGCGGCCGCGCCTCCGCGGCGGAGCGGGACGTCCTGGAGAACGCGCGCCGGCGCTGGCCCGCCGTCGCCTTCGAGGTGCGGAACGTCGCGGTGCAGGGCGTGAAGGCCGTCCCGCAGGTCGTCCAGGCGGTCAAGGAGCTCGACGCCCACGAGGACGTCGACGTGATCATCGTCGCCCGGGGCGGCGGCAGCGTCGAGGACCTGCTGCCGTTCTCGGACGAGCAGCTCGTCCGGGCCGTCGCCGACTGCCGTACGCCGGTGGTCTCGGCCATCGGGCACGAACCCGACTCGCCGCTCCTCGACCTGGTGGCCGACCTGCGCGCCTCGACGCCGACGGACGCGGCCAAGAAGGTCGTCCCGGACGTCGGTGAGGAGCTGGACCGGGTGCGCGGGCTGCGGGACCGCGCCCTGCGGACCGTACGCGGCCTGCTCGACCGGGAGGAGCGCGGCCTCGCGCACACGCTCGCCCGGCCCGTCATGGAGCATCCGCAGCGCATGGTCGAGGTCCGCGAGGACGAGCTCG is a window encoding:
- the xseA gene encoding exodeoxyribonuclease VII large subunit gives rise to the protein MALTTSAEAPLPVGEVSRLIGGWIDRLGAIWVEGQITQLSRRPGAGVVFLTLRDPSYDISIGVTCYRQVFDAVADVVSEGARVVVRAKPEWYAPRGQLSLRAVEIKPVGIGELLARLEQLKRSLASEGLFALDRKKPLPFLPHRIGLVCGRASAAERDVLENARRRWPAVAFEVRNVAVQGVKAVPQVVQAVKELDAHEDVDVIIVARGGGSVEDLLPFSDEQLVRAVADCRTPVVSAIGHEPDSPLLDLVADLRASTPTDAAKKVVPDVGEELDRVRGLRDRALRTVRGLLDREERGLAHTLARPVMEHPQRMVEVREDELVALLARSRRVLGHLLDRADSELSHTRARVRALSPAATMERGYAVLQRADGSVVRSPEEVAAGEELRARVAEGEFAVRRVADPA